A region of Flavobacterium indicum GPTSA100-9 = DSM 17447 DNA encodes the following proteins:
- a CDS encoding tetratricopeptide repeat protein, which yields MKKFILSVALLTAMATFAQKDELKNLKKLYAKDALTTEEFNQFKGALLKLESVAATDEDKTSVTFYKAMSPLLELSTFGQQPTPAQIARVMNPTTLKNLVQGLKYTLDFEAKSGKKVYTDDIKETLTWFMPMLQQSATTLNSMKKYKEAGDIFYSMYQLDNSDVANLENAAILAVQAGDYNLGDKLYREIQSVGFAGTGTKKFQTNEVEVAKLLAAIALETKNYEQAKKDYAAYIKLNPSDLEAQINEANCYYHTNDLTTYKSKIASILDKNPNNAALQYNVGYLMISDDAKIVEEINANLKDDKKYKELTNKRKDLFRAALPYFEKAHQLDVNNTDTKEILKVTYDILGMKDKAAMIK from the coding sequence ATGAAAAAATTTATTTTAAGTGTAGCACTATTAACTGCAATGGCTACATTCGCTCAAAAAGACGAATTAAAAAACTTAAAAAAGCTTTATGCTAAAGATGCTTTAACTACCGAAGAATTCAATCAATTCAAGGGAGCTTTATTAAAATTAGAAAGCGTTGCTGCTACAGATGAAGACAAAACTTCGGTTACTTTTTATAAAGCCATGTCTCCTCTATTAGAATTATCAACTTTTGGACAACAGCCTACACCCGCTCAAATTGCCAGAGTAATGAATCCAACCACTTTAAAAAATTTGGTTCAAGGATTAAAATACACTTTAGATTTTGAAGCTAAATCAGGTAAAAAAGTATATACCGACGATATTAAAGAAACTTTAACTTGGTTCATGCCAATGTTGCAACAATCAGCTACAACATTAAATAGCATGAAAAAATACAAAGAAGCAGGTGATATTTTTTACAGTATGTATCAGTTGGACAATTCAGATGTTGCTAATTTAGAAAACGCTGCAATTTTAGCTGTTCAAGCAGGTGATTATAACTTGGGAGATAAATTATACAGAGAAATTCAGTCTGTAGGTTTTGCTGGTACAGGCACAAAAAAGTTTCAAACAAATGAAGTTGAAGTAGCTAAATTATTAGCCGCTATTGCATTAGAAACAAAAAATTACGAACAAGCGAAGAAAGATTATGCCGCTTATATTAAATTAAATCCAAGTGATTTAGAAGCACAAATCAATGAAGCTAATTGTTATTATCATACAAATGATTTAACTACTTATAAAAGTAAAATTGCTTCAATATTAGATAAAAACCCTAATAATGCAGCTTTACAATATAATGTCGGCTATTTAATGATTTCTGATGATGCTAAAATCGTAGAGGAAATTAATGCCAATTTAAAAGACGATAAAAAATATAAGGAACTTACAAATAAACGTAAAGATTTATTTAGAGCAGCTTTACCTTATTTTGAAAAAGCCCATCAGTTAGATGTTAACAATACTGATACTAAAGAAATCTTAAAAGTGACTTACGACATTTTAGGTATGAAAGATAAAGCAGCTATGATTAAATAG